One uncultured Carboxylicivirga sp. genomic window, TATCCAGTAAGTCTTTTGCCTTTGGACCAAAGTCACCTGATATAACTCTTGAAACTCCGAGTTCAATCACCTTCTCAGCAGCTTTAACTCCTGCGCCACTCTTGGTATTTATGTTTTCATTCTCAATGAATTCAATTGAATTATAGTCAGTGTTGTAAATGCAGAAATAACTGGCACGACCAAAACGTAAATCAAAGGTTGATTCAGGTGTATTTTGAGTTGAGGTTATTACTATTTTCATAATCTAATCATTTGTTATAATGTTATTGATCTCATCTGATTTACACATAGGACAGCAACATGCGGTTGTTGGATCAGGAAGATTAAAACGAGCATGACATTGGTTGCACACATACCAGTTTTCATCCATATGGGCATTTCCAAAAACGGTCTTGATTTCTTTCGTTTCAACCAGTGCTTCTGCAATTTTCGTCGTGCGCTTTCGTAAATACGTGCGAAAGTAGCTCGTGATATTCCCATCAATTTGGACGCTTCCAACTGATTTAATAAATCGTAATCTGCCAATTTGATTGCTTCGTATTCTTCATATAATAGCTCAACTTTTTTTGAATTAGGTCGGTGTCCATATGGCTTATATCCTTTAAATCCTGGTGGGGCTACAATCTTACGGAGTCTTCTTCTTCGTGGCATATTATACAGTAAATTTATAATGAGAATATGCTCAAAATTATAAATAATGAGAATATGCTCAAAATAAATCGTGAGTTATTTTTATTTGTGATGATTAATAAAGTATTGGAAAGCCTTTAAATAGAAGGTTTGAACGATATGTTTTAGTAAATGCCCAGATGCTTTTATTTTTTAATCATTACGAATGTAGCGGTGTTCAGCGTAAAGAATTAACATTGACAGATTGAAAATAATGGAAGAAGAAGGGATCATATCAGCTGTGGGTTTAAATTATTTTAATTAGTTGATGTGAGTTTTTAAGGTTGATATTGTACTGGAATATGATTGATAATTATAATTACCCGAATAGCATGAAAAAACAAGCAAGTAAGCTGATCTTATTTAAAAATTATAAATTACTTATTGCCTCCCTGGTGATTGTGATGGTGGGGTGTGCACCTAAAAAGTTACCCCAGGAACCGAAACCAAACATTGTGCTGATTATGCTTGATGATTTAGGTTATTCTGACCTGGGTTGTTATGGTGGTGAAATTAACACACCCAATATTGATCAATTAGCATCTGAAGGAATCCGTTTTACACAAATGCATAATAGTGCCCGTTGTTGTCCAACCAGAGCATCACTGCTGACAGGGCAGCATCCTCAGGTTGCAGGGATAAATGGTATGGGTGTTAATTTGAGTATGAATACAGCTACCATTCCTGAAGTGTTGGTTCAAAATGGATATCAAACCGGTATGACTGGTAAGTGGCATTTATCAACGACAAAAGCTTTACCTGATCATAATGAGCAATTGCAATGGCTGGCCAATCGAGTGGATCATGGTCCGTTCTCACCATTGGAAAATTATCCTTGTAACAGAGGTTTTCAGGAGCATTGGGGTGTAATATGGGGTGTGGTTAACTTCTTCGATCCGTTTAGTCTTGTTCATAATGAAGAAGCTATTAAGGAAGTGCCTGAAGATTTTTACATGACTAATTTTGTTACCGATAAATCAATCGATTTGTTAGAGCAGTTTTCTGAAAAAGAGGAACCTTTTTTTATGTATGTAGCGCACACAGCCCCACACTGGCCTTTGCATGCCTTGCCTGAGGATATAGCTAAATATCAAGGTGTTTACGATGGTGGATGGGATAGTTTGCGGACAAAACGATATGAGAGAATGTTAGAGTTGGGTCTCATTGATGAAGAAACCTATCCGTTAACTCCAAACAGCTCAGGAAGATCGTGGGAAGAATGCGAGAAAAAGGAATACGAAGCCAACTGTATGGAAGTTCATGCTGCTATGGTTGATAGGGTAGATCAAGGGGTTGGCAAGATCGTAACTAAACTTAAAGAGTTGGGTATTTACGACAATACAATCATAATGGTATTGAGTGATAATGGAGCATCACCTGAGAGAGGATATCCACCGGGATTTGATCGACCAGGTTTTACCCGTGATTCTGTCATTATAGAATACAATGCACAAAATCCTGGTTCAGGTACGACCTGGAACTATATTGGATCAGCATGGGCAAGTGCTGTAAATACACCATTCAGATATTGGAAAAAAGAATCATACGAAGGTGGAAGTGCAACGCCGTTTATTGTTAGCTGGCCTGAAAAACTTAAAGATAAAGCCAATACAATCAATCGTGGTTTTGCACATGTTGCAGATGTGTTACCAACTTGTTTGGATGTAGCTGACTGTTCTTATCCTGATTCGATCAATGGTATGAAGGCAATTAAACCTGTTGGAAGCAGTTTCTTACCTCTTATTGAAGGTAATGTTTCTACTACACATGATGTATTTGTTTGGGAGCACGAAGGTGGTAAAGCTATAAGAGTAGGCGACTGGAAAATGTCAGCATTGCCGGGTCAACCATGGGAATTATTTAATATATCGCACGATCATACCGAGTCAAATAATTTATCATCACAATATCCTCAAAAAGTAGAGGATCTTGATAAAATATGGAAAGATTGGGCTGATAAAACAGGTATAAGGTATTAAGTAAACATAGATTTTTTCATAGTTTGTTTTGGTGAGCTTTAGTAACTGATAGGTTATTATAGTTGTGGTTAAAGAGGTTGTCTGTTGTAGTTCAGATAACCTCTTTTTTTGCTGAGATTCTTCAGATAGCTAAATGTATCAATCTTTGAATTAGTTGAAAAATTGTAGATCTACATTGGCTCCAATGAAAGCAATTATTTACGAACGTAGTTTATATTTACGTGAATGGATTTATTTTCAGTACTTTGTTGATTAATTTTGTGCTGTTTACAAGCTTAAAACCAACGAACCTAAACCAAACTTGATGAACACCCAATCGTTGATAAAAAAATGGGGCAAAACCATTTGCCTTGTAATACTTTACTCTCTTTCTATTTTTTCGAATTGTTATTCTAAAGAAAATCGTAATCAATCTTCTGATTTAAAAGATAGTATAATCAGCTTATTAAAAGAGGCTGGTCATGATACTTTAATGATTGATAGTGTTTACGCACATATACGGATTAACCGCCGTAGACTCGCTGAAGAGTATAAAAATACCTTATTGGATTATATTGATTATACAACCAAGATAGATTATTTAAGAGGTGCTATGCGTATGTACGATCGTTTAGGCTTAAATGAACGCTATGATGAACGCTATGACTCAGCCGTGTATTATCACCTCAAATCTCTGGAGCTAGCCTTAGAGCTTAAGGATAGTTTTCAAATGGCTTACAACTATAACAATATAGGACAGGCTTACCGGCTGCAGGATATGAATAGCCTGGCCATTAAGAATTTTCATAAAGCACTGGAGCTGCAAGAAGCAAATGGTAATGATAAAGGAGCATCGTATACTCAAAACACACTGGGGGCAGTTTATGTGGTTCAGAAAGAATACGATCAGGCGATGCATTATTTCAGAGAATCGCAGAAGATTGCTGTTCGCAGAAAGGACCTGAGAACTCAATCGTATAATTTGGGAGCAATTGGGGAAG contains:
- a CDS encoding NifB/NifX family molybdenum-iron cluster-binding protein, whose protein sequence is MKIVITSTQNTPESTFDLRFGRASYFCIYNTDYNSIEFIENENINTKSGAGVKAAEKVIELGVSRVISGDFGPKAKDLLDKFKIQMVMLDDDSQTISSIIKQLNK
- a CDS encoding DUF134 domain-containing protein; its protein translation is MPRRRRLRKIVAPPGFKGYKPYGHRPNSKKVELLYEEYEAIKLADYDLLNQLEASKLMGISRATFARIYESARRKLQKHWLKRKKSRPFLEMPIWMKTGMCATNVMLVLIFLIQQPHVAVLCVNQMRSITL
- a CDS encoding arylsulfatase; its protein translation is MKKQASKLILFKNYKLLIASLVIVMVGCAPKKLPQEPKPNIVLIMLDDLGYSDLGCYGGEINTPNIDQLASEGIRFTQMHNSARCCPTRASLLTGQHPQVAGINGMGVNLSMNTATIPEVLVQNGYQTGMTGKWHLSTTKALPDHNEQLQWLANRVDHGPFSPLENYPCNRGFQEHWGVIWGVVNFFDPFSLVHNEEAIKEVPEDFYMTNFVTDKSIDLLEQFSEKEEPFFMYVAHTAPHWPLHALPEDIAKYQGVYDGGWDSLRTKRYERMLELGLIDEETYPLTPNSSGRSWEECEKKEYEANCMEVHAAMVDRVDQGVGKIVTKLKELGIYDNTIIMVLSDNGASPERGYPPGFDRPGFTRDSVIIEYNAQNPGSGTTWNYIGSAWASAVNTPFRYWKKESYEGGSATPFIVSWPEKLKDKANTINRGFAHVADVLPTCLDVADCSYPDSINGMKAIKPVGSSFLPLIEGNVSTTHDVFVWEHEGGKAIRVGDWKMSALPGQPWELFNISHDHTESNNLSSQYPQKVEDLDKIWKDWADKTGIRY